A genomic region of Cloacibacillus sp. contains the following coding sequences:
- a CDS encoding 4Fe-4S dicluster domain-containing protein: MNDKLISSVLEAGIVGAGGAGFPTHVKLGAQAGTVIINGAECEPLLRVDQQLMEREAAGLLTALDLIVESSGAARGVVALKEHYHGAAAALSCELPKHPKLSLHLLGGFYPAGDEQVIVYEVTGKIVPEGGIPLNVGVIVVNVETALNILAAYENGTPVTDKYLTVTGAVHNPKSVRVPLGITVREAVELAGGATVSDYVVVNGGPMMGVTVSPKSWVTKTTKGLIVLPVEHSLLTSLKKPLDKSIRDASIACMQCSLCTEVCPRRLLGHRIEPHKMMRIAAYGSVCDEKQSPMNAYLCCGCRLCEYACVMGLQPWKFNASIKNTLMRSGVKNSLHLAPERCDSFREYKRYPVGKLIRQLGLSQYDRPAPMEYGDHSFTEVTLPLRQGAGAASEPVVKVNDQVIRGGLIARAPQGKLGTNLHASISGTVKAVTEIFVMIHTENQL; encoded by the coding sequence ATGAACGATAAACTGATAAGTTCAGTTTTAGAGGCGGGGATAGTGGGAGCCGGCGGCGCCGGCTTTCCGACCCACGTCAAGCTGGGGGCCCAGGCCGGCACCGTAATCATCAACGGCGCGGAATGCGAGCCGCTGCTTCGCGTGGACCAGCAGCTGATGGAGAGGGAGGCGGCGGGACTGCTGACGGCCCTTGACCTCATCGTCGAGAGCTCGGGAGCCGCGCGCGGCGTCGTAGCCCTGAAGGAGCACTACCACGGCGCGGCGGCGGCCCTCTCCTGCGAGCTTCCCAAACATCCAAAGCTCTCGCTCCATCTTCTCGGAGGTTTTTATCCCGCGGGCGACGAGCAGGTGATCGTCTATGAGGTGACGGGAAAGATCGTCCCCGAGGGCGGCATCCCTCTTAACGTCGGCGTAATCGTCGTCAACGTTGAGACGGCGCTCAACATCCTTGCCGCTTACGAGAACGGCACGCCGGTGACGGATAAATACCTCACGGTCACCGGCGCGGTGCATAACCCGAAGAGCGTGCGGGTGCCGCTTGGCATCACGGTGAGAGAGGCTGTCGAACTTGCGGGCGGCGCAACCGTATCCGACTACGTCGTGGTCAACGGCGGTCCGATGATGGGCGTGACCGTCTCTCCCAAGAGCTGGGTAACGAAGACTACTAAGGGGCTGATCGTCCTGCCTGTGGAACACAGCCTTCTGACGAGCCTGAAAAAGCCCCTAGACAAAAGCATCCGCGACGCGTCGATCGCCTGCATGCAGTGTTCCCTCTGCACTGAGGTCTGTCCCCGCCGCCTCCTTGGGCATCGCATCGAACCGCATAAGATGATGCGTATCGCGGCCTATGGCAGCGTCTGCGACGAAAAGCAGAGCCCGATGAACGCCTATCTCTGCTGTGGCTGCCGCCTCTGCGAATACGCCTGCGTGATGGGGCTCCAGCCGTGGAAGTTCAACGCCTCCATCAAAAATACCCTCATGCGCAGCGGCGTGAAGAACAGCCTGCATCTGGCTCCTGAGCGGTGCGACAGCTTTCGGGAATATAAACGCTATCCTGTCGGAAAACTCATCCGCCAGCTGGGCCTCTCACAGTACGACAGACCAGCGCCGATGGAATACGGCGATCACAGCTTCACCGAGGTTACGCTGCCGCTCCGGCAGGGCGCGGGCGCTGCCTCGGAGCCGGTGGTAAAGGTAAACGACCAGGTAATACGCGGCGGCCTCATTGCGCGGGCGCCGCAGGGTAAACTCGGCACCAACCTTCATGCGTCCATATCCGGCACGGTGAAAGCCGTTACGGAGATTTTTGTAATGATCCATACTGAGAACCAGCTATAA